One Ranitomeya variabilis isolate aRanVar5 chromosome 4, aRanVar5.hap1, whole genome shotgun sequence genomic window, acctggctcttaagcaagCCCAGGGACAGCctcgcctccagacccgattgaagaaaaccaagtagtttggggagggaataagggaatggggtctggccatGAGATTCGCACcaagtaaagaaagctttccaggtacggtaataaatcttagcAGAGGCTGGCCTCCGTaaccctgatcatggttccaatgatgtccggcgagagccctgcctggggtagaacccaggtctcaagggccacgccgtcaaattgagagcccctgagttctggtggtagaacgggccttgtgatagaagatcggggcggtcggggagacgccagggggcgtctgctgtaagttgtacgatgtgggcgtaccatgtacgtctgggccagtccggtgcgattaggatggttggaactccctcttgtttgatcttcctcaccaccctgggtatcagggggagaggtggaaaaatgtacagaagctggaactgggtacagtcctgaaccagagcgtctgctccgagcgaccgcggatcgtgtgttcgggCCATGAagctggagaccttggcattgaagtgggatgccattaggtccacatccggggtcccccagtggtgacagatctggcgaaaaatttcgggatggagagactactctcccgagtctattccttgtcggctgaggaagtctgcttcccagttgtccacaccctgaatgtggaccgccgaaagaaccgaccctgtgtcctctgcccagtggaggatgtgtgacacttctcgcatcgcctgggtactgcgggtccccccttggtgattcacatatgccacggccgtggcattgtccaactgtattctgatgtgagaggctgccagtaagtgatggaaggccctcaatgccaggaggatggcacgaatttccaggatgttgatgggcatggtcgcttccactggggaccacttgccctgtgccctgtggtgtaggtgcaccgcaccccaacccgtcaggcttgcgtcggtggtcagaaccttccattgacctgtgagataggatttcccctttgctagcaagGTTGGCTTGAGCTACCAGTGCAGGGACATCCTGgttgacgttagctggaactccctgtcgagagaaaagggattcctgtcccatgacttgagaatggctagttggagaggcctgaggtgaaactgggcaaatgggaccgcttctattgctgcccccatcttgcagaggactctcatggcaaaccggagagatcgagggggtttgcggaggagggtgcgaactcctaggcggagagccagtgccttgtccttgggaaggagcactagacccctggaggtgttgaatagcattcccaggaaggtcagggactgactcggggttggtgatgacttttgtaggttgattaaccagcccatgcgactgagagtatcggttgtgattgagacgctgagctcgcagtccttgaaggtaggagccttgctgagtagatcgtccaggtatggaacgactactatgcctctggagtgcaggacgtccatggtggctgccatgactttggtgaacactctgggagccgtggcgagtctgaacgggagagccacgaattggtagtggtcctggcatattgcgaacctgagaaacctctgatgggcaggtgcaataggtatatgcaggtatgcgtcttgtatgtctatggaggcgagatattctcccttctccatggacgcaatgatggaccgaagggactccatgcggaagtgacggacccgtacatatttgttgagctgttttaggtctagtatgggccgtacgctgcctcatttcttgggaactacgaacagattggagtagaaccctcggaagcggtcggtcgtggggaccggtactatgactcctgcttgaaaaagcgaggagaccgcttggtggtaggcacgagccttggctggtggttttggggggacagagaggaagaatcgctccggtgggttggaggtgaagtctattttgcatccggaagacactagttccctgacccaccagtcttctgtaataggcagccagacttgatgaaagagcaaaattcggccgcctactggtgtcgtGTCTtctggagtccgtgagtcatgatgaggagaaagtctggagattttcctcctctgggcttaggctggcctgcttttgactgccaggtcttgtccgaccttggcgtcgatcgtgagttgtccctgcgtgggcaacgattacgattttgtgctggacacgagacggaccagcccgaggaattccgtaaggatcggaatcgagtttggttacgcttcttgtaagtgcgtttaggtctgagttggggaagagaagtactcttacccccggtagcattggatatcatcgtgtccaactgttcaccgaaaagtctcccactgaggtaggggaggtgcgtgagggacttctttgaggctgcgtccgctttccattcccgcagccagaggatacgccgaattgtgatggcgtttgatgctatccccgctactcccttTGCTGAATccggagctgcatgaagcatgtaatctgctacaactgctatttgaaccgcttggtccgacagctcaggagcggatgcttggagagcttgtaaattttttgcccaggccagaatggccttggcagcctaaATTGAGGAGAAcatgggagccagggatgcccctgctgcctcgaaaattgaaggagccatgcgttctacctgccggtctgctgcatccctgagggttgagctatctggcagtgaaaggagggtctgtgctgctagcctagagactggggggtccacttcgggtggatctgtccattccttggtgtccttctgtgggaaggggtaccttgcctccagatatttgcgattagcgaaatttttctcaggctgtgagagctgctttttttttttaaggatcgccttaaactctgggtggctagagaaaaccttaggcggcttcagaggtcctttaaaggaaatcttatgttctggggcctctggtggcggatcagaaatgtccagcacccgatggatggaagagattatgttctcaactagcgctgtattgctaggggggattgggatcagggacccctccgtttccctgtctgagtcagagtcgcagatgtcttccgaatcctgtgtatcactgatgcgtcccctgctgggtgagccggggaggaggccttctctggtcagggattgcggagatatgcattgtctgtcccaggaataggacggtctagatgacctagaGCTACAgtctctctccctagagggggaatgaccgtgtgctatgggatgaagaagatggacttgatctatgggtcccgcttgcgtcctgacctagacgtggatgtgccagggtcatcttgttcctgagtcaagctctccctttgctgggtaacgatcatagccgaggcatgaccctgcagagccttatgcaatgtggaggttaggttatctatagactgcgtcagattgcgacatctgagtagcccattccggcgtggcattagacaccgatgcattcgcaggggcttcttggggctctgacacattagtctgtatacagttctggcaatgcgggtacgtgctgccactggggagagcggtcccgcaggctgtgcagaatgcataatagcagttctgcctggttctcttggaccttgagcccggcatagtgcacagagtgcagaagggctagcTATGTAGAGGACCCTATAGTGATGCAGAGaagcctataggggagccttatagggaatatggattcacagctgagtaaaaaaacccagcttaccccaccagtgttgcccataggtccagcgccgaagatccacagtcctgtgccccccggagactggctgcctggtcctggtcctgcagaccgggagatgcagggttaatctgcagcagaaaatggCCGCTGAGAAGGagaggaagggggagaagggggcggagagctggaaaaaggcggcagaactgtgtaaaaacgcgccctgtcTCGATCTGCCCCctctgacactgtagagtgtcatatttgtcatccgggggggcgggctggagaggaggcggcggcttcagctaggctGAAGTCGGGGCCTAATTTAGctgcctgatgcccagaagggctccaggccggcgcaaaagtctgggagggggtcggatctgaaccggaccccaccCCCCCGAGGGTAAAggtaggatagcggtggggctataagtGGAAGGGCGGCCCGGTGGGGGGTCCCCccaaggcagtatagagctggtgctgccgcagagacaggggcgcagggagccctgtgtctgtatcgtgccatgcctgcctgcactcccccccggccccaacaggagcccgcagctggcctggggtccctggatgcaggcgcagtgtgctggcccattgctgggagctgcagagtgctgcctgtacaggccctacctgaggcgtctcaacctatgcCCGCAGagagggattagggagggtgctgtgtgaccatcagggggctttatcctcgcctcgacctcaacccagaaaccaaaaggaattggggaaggagggggggtctcgccttcgaaccagcacccgaggcacTGGTgaaggagcgacatggggaatagccatctccacttcaaccgggcaccccataatcgggagccgaggaaggagccatgccgggagtctcacaggagactcacttttcttcatctgtaatcccgtcggaaaaatgGAGTAAAGAAattttttaggtgtgcctcctatgcgacactaagcaaaaactggagaaggctgacgccgtccaggggtgtatactgcagaggaggagccacggttaatctttttcagattatgcatagtgtcgcctcctagtggacagcagcataacagcaTGGTTCTGTgtgccccaatgaggcgacagagtaaaaaacATAAAAGGACCATAAATAAAATTACACACATAGCCTAAATCAATACTAACTGTAGCTATAGCCGCCCCACTCACCCAAGCCTATATATATCCTATATATATTACCTACCAAAACAACCAACAAGTAAGCAGAGATAATATGTGAGGTGGATGAAGCTGCATCACATACGATACACTgagactgcagtatatacatcacataggatacaccgaGACTCTTCTGTATTCGCACGCCATAGGGAacactgaaactgctgtatatacatcacataggatacactgacacTCTGCAGTATATAATTCACATAGGATAcgcagactgctgtatatatcacataggagagtgAAACTTTGCTATATACATTCCATAGGAGACAGAGTGATTTAAACTTCACATAGCAGtcacagactgctgtatacatcacattggaTGCATGATCCGGCCTGCTTTAGTGTCCTGGCACTTCTCCAATGTTACTGCAGGATTGAAAATCTTACAGTTCATGCCAGGGGTGTTATAATGCCACTGCACCGAATAGTTAATTTTCCAGAGTGCAAATTCCCCTTAGGCAAACAAAGCTAGGAGTATGGGGAGGAGTAGATAAAATACGAAAAAACTTTAAGTTAAAAACCTCAGCAATGACAAAGAAGGAAAACTGACCATAACTCCGGAATCCTCGGATTTTTCAAACGAGACTTCTCCAGGATGGCTCTTGCCCTGGTCAGCTGCCCCACATTTTCCTCCAGTCTAGAGAGCAGCAGCCAAAGTGGAACTGAATGGGGGCATTTCTTCAGCTGCAATATTATAAAACACAACAACAAAAGATGCTAGATATTTAACATGAGAGCGCCTATTATAATTAACATAAAACATTACAGAAAAATAAATCAAGAAAAGACACAGACGAGATTGGGCATTGTTCACATGTACTTTAGGTAGTCCTTTTTGTCAGTTACATTTCGGAAATACATAATGGAATTCCATCCCAATACTCACCCATTTGCTAACTGATGCAAATAGAAGTCACCCATTTATTTCTATGGGGTCCATCTGGTTTCAGTTACCGGTGGTATGTATCTGTTTTTAGATTGACAAGAAAGCATGCAGAACTTTTTCTTacattgtacaaaaaaaaaaaaaaaaagacaccaaaCAGACACCAGACAAACCAGATAATTAATATGACTATTCGGCTTCTGTTTGCATCAACTAGAAAGCAGATGAGCTTTGAGTATGAGGAGAAACAGACAAAAAAACCTCCTAAATCAACATGGGAACTTGGCCTGAAACACTGAATCTAAGCCTAAAGTGTACATTAGCAGCTTTTCCACACATATACTTCAATGCTGTCATAGACCCCAATTCATAAGATGGCGGTCCATGACAGTTTAATGACCATCTGGCCAGTATGCACCTGAATACCATTTGTTATCCATACGCCCTTACCCCTGAATTGTACGCCTCTCTGGAATTCtctatctgctgccgttgctcttcAATTTGGCCCTTCATCATCCAGAGTTTGGGGAAATCTTCATAGTGGCTCAGCGCCTCCTCACACAGTTCCAGAGCAGCTTCAATGTTCCCCAATACCCACTCCAGCTTCACAGATTTCATGAACACCTGTAGGCATATAGTAAtataacatgaaaaaaaaacattaagcCAGATGATTTGTGCTAGATTTTATGCAGAGAATTaaagatgtgtagtaccctgcgatAGCCAGTAAAAGTAGACGGCCAGCTCCGCAAGCAAGTACTTCTGGACGGCAGTCACcaacaccaataacagctgatcggctggGGTGCCGGATGTCAGACTCAGGCCcatcagacattgataacctatcccaAGGTCACTGATGACCTATCGcccaggtcatcaatgtaaaagtagtggacaacctctttaatgcaaATCTGCTGCATCAGAAAAGGGCAAACCTACCCACAAAACTATGCAAAGTGAAAAGCAGGATAAGCATAAATCAAAGTTAAACATATTAAAATTATGAAAGTAAactactgcaatttttttcacccccTTTTGTAGCAAAAAAAAGTAATACATTTCCATACAATCCTCAGACAATGCCTGGAGAGGTGTGCTTACCCTAGCAGTGGCTGCACTGCTCCTAGCCTTAGCCAGCAGTCTTCTAGCCCTCTCGTACTCGTTGTTTTCTGACTCCAACTTGACGGCTGCCAACCAGATCTCTTCACTATTGGGGTTCGCCTGAGAAGAATGAAATATAATTGATGGATTTTCCTCCTCTAAGAGAACCTCCAGTCATACAACAAGAATCTAGTGGATGAATATGCAGTCATAATACCAACCTGGAAAGCAAGCGCAAGAATACTCCTAGCAGCTGGCACATCTCCTGCTAGCCACTTGGACTTTGCGCCCATCAACCATAAAACCTCAGCCTTAGGACAGTGGGCAACTGCTCTCTGCAGAAGGGTCTCCAGGGACTCCCTAAGGGAGAACAGGCATCATTTATAAGTTCTTAATATGACAGCAAAACTAAGCTAAGCTTGCAGCCCTACACATTATTAATACAGGGCataatatttccattttttttacggatTGTGAAATGCAGCCTACTTTAACACTCTGAATTTTTTACTATTTTGCAGGCTACTTATGGAAATAGCAAGTTTGTGCACAGGAAAGCCTGTAATAGTAGCAAAAACATCTGGGCATATACAGACAAACATGTTGAAAGAACAATTTGGGACATTGCATTGTACCTTGTACCATGGTTCTTTTCAAAATAAGCAGCTCTAAGCCACACGCTTTTCTTGCTGGGGAAAACCTGGAGAGCATGTGCATAGATGGCTCGTGCACACTCCAGGGCGCCATGAGAAACGCACTGCAATATAAGATTATATACATGTCATTAGGTGCAATGAACATTGAGATAATAGCCACATTTTTTTAATATAAAGAAAACTTACACTATCTGCATCTTCCATCCACGTGTGCTTCCGGTCCTCCTCTTCTATGCCAATACCGATGACTGCTCTTACTACCGCCTGGCATGTCACCACACTGCCAGCTTTGTCACACTCCTCAGCGTCCTGTAGTAGAACAGTAAACTACATTAGTGATACAGAAGATGGAGAGACTGGTCATTTAGTCGCCTTACACTAAAAAGTCATTGAAAATCTCATACTACCTAAACTAAGAGCCCTCTCCTGCCCACATTCACAGCTGACCTGTATCCACTGTTCCCGATTGATTTCTACTCCATTAGCTCTCAGAGAGGTGATGGCTCTGTCTACGATCTTCTCCACCATTTGAGTGTTCCCATTGGCTTCTTCCAGTTTGGCAGCTGTTATCCAAATATGTCTGTCGGTGGGAATATTCTCACGAGCTTTGTTCAAGACCTTGCGAGCATTCTCATAGGTCTCAAGCCTGGCTAGGGCCAACCACAGCTGGAGGATAAACAGGCAACATATGTAAGACAGTAGAATTTACCAAGATTCTTACCTTTGGCATCTTAGCTTTTTCAGTATAATAGAGGGTTTAGAGCCAGACAAGGTACCATCAGGACATATCCATTAGGAGAAGGTAGAATGCCAAGAGATAAAAAGCCAATGCCAGAAAATCAGACTCTTACATTTGTCTTAGTTTCCAGCCTGCAGCAATCTCACCTCCACGCTGGTCGGGCAGCACTCAACAGCACGACTCAACATAATACGAGCATCCTCTGGTTCCTCCAGCTCCACAGCAGCTTTCCACAAACGGACAGAATTTGGGACATGTTCTAGAGCTGTGCAGATCAACAACCAGGACATTATTATGTGTGACAATTCGGAAGACCACTTCAGAGAATGAAAACATTCTAGTACTCACCCTTCCGCAAAACACGTTTTTTGGCTCTGAGATCAGTTTCCAACTCTGCAGCTCTGATGTAGATCCGAACAGACTGTGGGAGGTGACAGATGGCCTGAGCCACCACGGCTTTTGCAGTGTCTCCCGGCTGCAGTCGAGCAGCCTCCAGCCAGACATCTTCACTCTATACAAAACAAACATTACATTTATGTATTAttctcatattgtaaatataggataTCCCacgaatgacaacatctgcaaggagtttgtatgttctccctgtgtttgagtgggtttcctcccacactccaaagacatactgatagggaagttAGATTATGAGCccaatcggggacagtgatgataatgtgtgcatacagtaaagcgctgtggaatatgttagagctatataaaaataaagattattattatatgccaTCACTTTATAACAGATAGGTATTTGAGCTCTTGGACTACCACCGATCATAAAAATAATGGGGGTCACAGAAAACTATAATTGCAAcgcctttgtttttttcttttgcacGGTAGTCCCCTGGCTTCCCATTGGGTCTGAATTTTTAGCATGACCTTAAAGTGAATGGGTCTGGTTGCTGGTGGTCAGAAGCACTGCAGATAAAACCTAGGTGAGCTGCTCGGCCACCAACCTATATACAATTCATTCTCAGAATCGGCAAGGATCCTAGAAATCAGATTTTAGTGACAGCATATCCTTTAAGATAATGGGAATAACTTTTAAAACTACTATAATTTATGCTGTATTTACCATAATATAATTTATAGTTCCTCTCCATACAACCTATATAGGCATATGGCAATCAATGTGAGGAGGTAACCCTGTCGAAAAAGTCAGGATAGTGTGTCTCCCACCCACCAAGACAAGCAATGAACAGGCTTTATGTACAACTACATGTTctctctttaaaggggttatatgggactgttttgtttttttactataggcctaaAAACTAATAGGCAGGTACTTGCTAACTACCTTCATGCTCTGCCCGGAACTAGGTATAGCAGTCATTGACTACTCCTGCCAGCGATTAAGCTGCtcaatgtcaacagagcagctcttccttttCCAGGCTGCTCTGCCGACAGGGCGTGACTGCTAACGTCATGATGACTGACTGCAGGCTCCCCGCAGGTAGGAAGCAGGCTATTAATAAGCATGACATAGGCagtcacaccccatcaacagagcataGTGGAAGAAAAGTTGCTGCTCTGTTGACGCAACATTAACACAGGAGCCACTGAATCGTGGGCAGGAGcggtatatatatattaaaaaaataaaccgtcctggataaaccctttaccACACATGAGAATATTGCTCACCTTGGGACACATCTCTGTGCCTTTCATGATAAGGTTCCTGGCTACTTGCAATTTGCCTGTAACTTCTTCCAGACGAGCAGAAGCAATCCAAGCTGGTGGATGATGTGGATTAGTCTCCCGCACAGACTTCAGTAAAAGACGTGCTTTCTTAATATCACTGGTGAGTAGGGGAAAAAACTTGATTAATCTAAAATGTACCACAACCAATTAAATAAAGTATCTTATACCAGAATTAACACACTTACTTGATATCTCCCCCGTGTGTTGGAATCATAGAGTTCAGGTCAGTCAGGTAACCTTTAGGATCCACCACCGTCTGACCACTAACAGAGTCTGAAACCTATAGGCATaataataaagatatacaaaatcaTTTGTGAGTTAATAATTACAAATCCAAACTACATTTACACAGGGGTCATAATGATGTGTAATTCCTCTTCCCCTCACCTGGCTCAGCCTCATGTCCATCAGAGTGTTTCTGGCCTGACCAATCTTTCTCATGTCAAGGTCTCCAGATCCAGGTGTCATTAGACCAGGGGTCATTCCTCCTGGGTACGGGGTGTTTAGACCTCCAGGAAATGGGGTATTCAATCCTCCAAATTgctaaagtaagaaaaaaatacatACGTTTGTTGTACATAGGTTCAACATTTCTGCAGTTATAGCACAAACACAATGCACTTACTGTCTGCCGCGGATCAACAGATGTATGATTCTCTCCAGTTTGTAAATGTTTGGCGAAGAAGCTATCAGGGACAGGGGTCAGCTTCTCATGGCGAGGATTTCTTTGGCGCTTGTTGCGGGCATCGCCAACCTCTGGGATGCTTAGCCACTCCTCTTCTGTCACTTCAGCCAGTTTTCTctggaaataaataaaataatgtaaACCTGGAAAATTGTGAGCACAGAGAAGACAACGGCAAGGCCCCAAAAAGCCAGTGTGAAAGGAGTGGTAGAGCAAATGTGTgattactgctccattcactgtctttgGGACCGACTGACATTTCTGAACGCATCCCATCCCAAAAAAGGGGAGCAACAAAAGCCCGTGCACTCTAGGGCAAAGGACGTCTAGGTGACTGAAAAAACATGGCCTATAATATGACTAACAATGGTGGTTACCAAATAGCTTCTACCTGTCCCATAACAAAATGCAGGAGAAATCTTCATACACAGCTGAGCTCCTAAGGGACAGAGCCAGACAAAACTACAAGGTTGTCTCCAGGCATGCTTACCTTTAAATCAGAGAACTGCTGCTGGATTTTAGGTCTCTCCATACGGTACTTCTCGATTTCCTCTTTCTCTCTCTGCTCTcttcataaaaagaaaaaaaaaaaaagagcagtcATTAAGAGTAGGAACTCTAGGCACAATACGGGGGGTCCCTGGCTTAACACTTCCTTTTAGGATCCTGAAAGGAGAGATGTTCTGAACAAGTGACCGCTGTTCTGGTGGACTCCATTTTTTACCGAAAAGTCACAATTTAATACTATACTATTATTCAGAATTGTGGGACCCAGAGTGCTCAGCTAATCACTGCAGCAGTGTCACCACCATCCTCTTGTAATACTGATATTTCACCTTCTTTCCTTCCTCCTCTCATCCATCCTCTTGTCCAGGGCAGCATAAATAGCATCAGCTTCCTCGTCGTCCTTCTCATAGGGGCCACTGGAGAACAAGCTTCCAGCATAACCATTAAACTGGAGATTGGGACAAAAGAGGAGAGAGACCGTTTTAAAAACCTCACTCGTCAAAATTTCTATAAAATGACTGTGAGCCTATAGAAGGGCAGTCTGGATTGACTGACATTTTATAATCACCTCATCATAATTTGTGTCGTTCAGATCTTCATCATCGTCATCTGCTTGGTTTTTCTTCATTTGGTCGCCCACTGTCCTCTTCCCTGGCGGTGCATGGCGGTCATCTACTGGGTCATTGGCATCACGAGCCGGACCAATATCAGAACGGGTGGTGAAACCGGTAGCACTAAAAGATGACAAGGAAAGAACTAAGTCCACGGAATACTTAAAGGGGCAGCAACTTACAAGATCTATTACTGCTAACTGCCGTGCACCATGAAAAGAGCTAACCTCTGCAGCCCCGCTCTCCGCGACTGTCGACAAGTGACGCTG contains:
- the PRPF6 gene encoding pre-mRNA-processing factor 6 is translated as MAASSSSGSGPGPSGAGNPGGASGLTASITGTMNKKKKPFLGMAAPLGYVPGLGRGATGFTTRSDIGPARDANDPVDDRHAPPGKRTVGDQMKKNQADDDDEDLNDTNYDEFNGYAGSLFSSGPYEKDDEEADAIYAALDKRMDERRKERREQREKEEIEKYRMERPKIQQQFSDLKRKLAEVTEEEWLSIPEVGDARNKRQRNPRHEKLTPVPDSFFAKHLQTGENHTSVDPRQTQFGGLNTPFPGGLNTPYPGGMTPGLMTPGSGDLDMRKIGQARNTLMDMRLSQVSDSVSGQTVVDPKGYLTDLNSMIPTHGGDINDIKKARLLLKSVRETNPHHPPAWIASARLEEVTGKLQVARNLIMKGTEMCPKSEDVWLEAARLQPGDTAKAVVAQAICHLPQSVRIYIRAAELETDLRAKKRVLRKALEHVPNSVRLWKAAVELEEPEDARIMLSRAVECCPTSVELWLALARLETYENARKVLNKARENIPTDRHIWITAAKLEEANGNTQMVEKIVDRAITSLRANGVEINREQWIQDAEECDKAGSVVTCQAVVRAVIGIGIEEEDRKHTWMEDADSCVSHGALECARAIYAHALQVFPSKKSVWLRAAYFEKNHGTRESLETLLQRAVAHCPKAEVLWLMGAKSKWLAGDVPAARSILALAFQANPNSEEIWLAAVKLESENNEYERARRLLAKARSSAATARVFMKSVKLEWVLGNIEAALELCEEALSHYEDFPKLWMMKGQIEEQRQQIENSREAYNSGLKKCPHSVPLWLLLSRLEENVGQLTRARAILEKSRLKNPRIPELWLESVRLEFRAGLKNIANTLMAKALQECPNSGILWAEAIFLEARPQRKTKSVDALKKCEHDPHVLLAVAKLFWSERKISKARDWFHRTVKIDSDLGDAWATFYKFELQHGTEEQQEDIRKRCENAEPRHGEQWCGESKDIKNWQLKLGEILTLAASKIRNTF